In a genomic window of Muntiacus reevesi chromosome 1, mMunRee1.1, whole genome shotgun sequence:
- the TXNIP gene encoding thioredoxin-interacting protein, whose translation MVMFKKIKSFEVVFNDPEKVYGSGEKVAGRVIVEVCEVTRVKAVRILACGVARVLWMQGSQQCKQTLDYLRYEDTLLLDDQPAGENEMVIMRPGNKYEYKFGFELPQGPLGTSFKGKYGCVDYWVKAFLDRPSQPTQETKKNFEVMDLVDVNTPDLLEPVSAKKEKKVSCMFIPDGRVSVSARIDRKGFCEGDEINIHADFENTCSRIVIPKAAIVARHTYLANGQTKVLTQKLSSVRGNHIISGTCASWRGKTLRVQKIRPSILGCNILRVEYSLLIYVSVPGSKKVILDLPLVIGSRSGLSSRTSSMASQTSSEMSWVDLNIPDTPEAPPCYMDSIAEDHRLESPTTPLLDDTDGSQDSPIFMYAPEFRFMPPPTYSEVDPCILNNNVQ comes from the exons ATGGTGATGTTCAAGAAGATCAAGTCTTTCGAGGTGGTCTTTAACGACCCCGAAAAGGTGTACGGCAGTGGGGAGAAGGTGGCTGGCCGGGTGATAGTGGAAGTGTGTGAAGTCACTCGAGTCAAAGCTGTCAGGATCCTGGCTTGCGGAGTGGCCAGAGTCCTGTGGATGCAGGGATCCCAGCAGTGCAAGCAGACATTGGACTACCTACGCTACGAAGACACGCTTCTCCTGGACGACCAACCAGCTG GTGAGAATGAGATGGTGATCATGAGACCTGGAAACAAATATGAATACAAGTTCGGCTTTGAACTTCCTCAGGG GCCTCTGGGAACATCTTTCAAAGGAAAATACGGGTGTGTGGACTACTGGGTGAAGGCTTTTCTTGATCGCCCCAGTCAGCCAActcaagagacaaagaaaaactttGAAGTGATGGATCTAGTGGATGTCAATACTCCTGATTTACTG GAACCTGTGTCAgctaaaaaggagaagaaagtttCCTGCATGTTCATACCTGATGGGCGGGTGTCTGTCTCTGCACGAATTGACAGAAAAGGATTCTGTGAAG GTGATGAGATTAACATCCATGCTGATTTTGAGAATACATGTTCCCGTATCGTGATCCCCAAAGCTGCCATTGTAGCCCGCCACACTTACCTTGCCAATGGCCAAACCAAGGTGCTGACGCAGAAATTGTCATCAGTCAGAGGCAATCATATTATTTCCGGAACCTGTGCATCATGGCGTGGCAAGACCCTTCGGGTGCAGAAGATCAGGCCTTCTATCTTGGGCTGCAATATCCTGCGAGTTGAATACTCCTTACTG ATCTACGTTAGCGTCCCTGGCTCCAAAAAAGTCATTCTTGACCTGCCTCTGGTTATTGGCAGCAGGTCAGGCCTCAGCAGCCGGACGTCCAGCATGGCCAGCCAAACCAGCTCTGAGATGAGTTGGGTAGACCTGAACATCCCAGATACCCCAGAAG CTCCTCCTTGCTATATGGATAGCATTGCTGAAGATCACCGGTTGGAGAGCCCCACTACTCCTCTGCTGGATGACACAGATGGTTCTCAAGACAGCCCTATTTTTATGTATGCTCCGGAGTTCAGGTTCATGCCACCACCTACTTATTCTGAG gTTGATCCCTGCATCCTGAACAACAATGTGCAGTGA
- the POLR3GL gene encoding DNA-directed RNA polymerase III subunit RPC7-like isoform X1, which produces MASRGGGRGCGRGQLTFNVEAVGIGKGDALPPPTLQPSPLFPPLEFRPVPLPSGEEGEYVLALKQELRGAMRQLPYFIRPAVPKRDVERYSDKYQMSGPIDNAIDWNPDWRRLPRELKIRVRKLQKERTTIMLPKRPLKTTEDKEETIQKLETLEKKEEEVTSEEDEEKEEEEEKEEEEEEEYDEEEHEEGYGAENISGSETEIKDSSELEDESSTKDETEKWENRRRRKEGNCEPGWAKEEVEI; this is translated from the exons ATGGCCAGCCGGGGTGGGGGCCGGGGTTGTGGCCGGGGCCAGTTGACCTTCAACGTGGAGGCTGTGGGCATTGGGAAGGGGGATGCTTtgcccccacccaccctgcaGCCTTCTCCACTCTTCCCT CCCTTGGAGTTCCGCCCAGTGCCTCTGCCCTCTGGAGAGGAAGGGGAATATGTCCTGGCCCTGAAGCAGGAGCTTCGAGGGGCCATGCGGCAGCTCCCCTACTTCATCCGGCCTGCTGTCCCCAAGAGAG ATGTGGAGCGTTACTCAGACAAATATCAGATGTCAGGGCCGATTGACAATGCCATCGATTGGAACCCTG ATTGGCGACGTCTGCCCCGGGAGCTAAAGATCCGTGTACGGAAGCTACAAAAGGAAC GGACCACCATTATGCTCCCCAAGAGACCCCTTAAGACCACAGAAGATAAGGAGGAAACAATACAGAAACTAGAG ACTttggagaagaaggaggaagaagtgacttcagaggaagatgaggagaaagaagaagaagaagagaaggaagaggaagaagaagaggagtATGATGAAGAAGAACATGAAGAG GGATATGGAGCTGAAAACATATCGGGATCTGAAACAGAAATCAAAGATTCCTCAGAGTTGGAAGATGAGTCAAGCACGAAAGATGAAACAGAGAAATGGGAGAACAGGaggcgaaggaaagaaggaaactgTGAGCCTGGATGGGCGAAGGAGGAAGTTGAAATATAG
- the POLR3GL gene encoding DNA-directed RNA polymerase III subunit RPC7-like isoform X2, with protein sequence MASRGGGRGCGRGQLTFNVEAVGIGKGDALPPPTLQPSPLFPPLEFRPVPLPSGEEGEYVLALKQELRGAMRQLPYFIRPAVPKRDVERYSDKYQMSGPIDNAIDWNPDWRRLPRELKIRVRKLQKERTTIMLPKRPLKTTEDKEETIQKLETLEKKEEEVTSEEDEEKEEEEEKEEEEEEEYDEEEHEEETDYIMSYFDNGEDFGGDSDDNMDEAIY encoded by the exons ATGGCCAGCCGGGGTGGGGGCCGGGGTTGTGGCCGGGGCCAGTTGACCTTCAACGTGGAGGCTGTGGGCATTGGGAAGGGGGATGCTTtgcccccacccaccctgcaGCCTTCTCCACTCTTCCCT CCCTTGGAGTTCCGCCCAGTGCCTCTGCCCTCTGGAGAGGAAGGGGAATATGTCCTGGCCCTGAAGCAGGAGCTTCGAGGGGCCATGCGGCAGCTCCCCTACTTCATCCGGCCTGCTGTCCCCAAGAGAG ATGTGGAGCGTTACTCAGACAAATATCAGATGTCAGGGCCGATTGACAATGCCATCGATTGGAACCCTG ATTGGCGACGTCTGCCCCGGGAGCTAAAGATCCGTGTACGGAAGCTACAAAAGGAAC GGACCACCATTATGCTCCCCAAGAGACCCCTTAAGACCACAGAAGATAAGGAGGAAACAATACAGAAACTAGAG ACTttggagaagaaggaggaagaagtgacttcagaggaagatgaggagaaagaagaagaagaagagaaggaagaggaagaagaagaggagtATGATGAAGAAGAACATGAAGAG gaAACTGATTACATCATGTCATATTTTGACAATGGGGAGGACTTTGGGGGTGACAGTGATGACAATATGGATGAGGCTATATACTGA
- the ANKRD34A gene encoding ankyrin repeat domain-containing protein 34A: MLHTEGHALLRAVGQGKLRLARLLLEGGAYVNEGDAQGETALMAACRARYDDPQNKARMVRYLLEQGADPNIADRLGRTALMHACAGGGGAAVASLLLAHGADPSVRDHAGASALVHALDRGDRETLATLLDACKAKGTEVIIITTDTSPSGTKKTRQYLNSPPSPGVEDPAPTPSSPGVCTSPSEIQLQTAGVGGRGLLSPRAQEEEEKRDVFEFPLPKPPDDPSPSEPLPKPPRHPPKPLKRLNSEPWGLVAPPQPLPPAEGRPGVERLTAEFNGLTLTGRPRLSRRHSTEGPEDPPPWAEKVTGGGPLSRRNTAPEAQEPCPSSGLRQKLSRMESVELDTPGNLCPDSPECSRPSLERRRYSASPLTLPPAGSVSSPRQSQESLPGAVSPLSGRRRSPGLLERRGSGTLLLDHIAQTRPGFLPPLNVSPHPPIPDIRPQPGGRAPSLPAPPQAGAPGSPRTKRKLVRRHSMQTEQIRLLGGFQSLGGPGEPGR, from the coding sequence ATGCTGCACACCGAGGGCCACGCTCTTCTTCGGGCCGTGGGTCAGGGTAAGCTACGCTTGGCCCGTTTGCTTCTGGAGGGGGGCGCCTACGTGAATGAGGGTGATGCTCAAGGGGAGACTGCGCTAATGGCGGCCTGTCGAGCCCGGTACGACGACCCCCAGAACAAGGCACGCATGGTACGCTACCTTCTGGAGCAAGGCGCGGACCCCAACATCGCAGATCGCCTAGGGCGCACGGCGCTCATGCACGCTTGCGCGGGCGGCGGGGGCGCCGCGGTGGCCTCCCTGCTCCTTGCCCATGGCGCGGACCCCTCAGTCCGAGATCACGCCGGCGCCTCGGCACTTGTCCACGCCCTGGACCGCGGGGATCGCGAGACCCTTGCCACGCTGCTGGACGCCTGCAAGGCCAAGGGCACGGAGGTCATCATCATTACCACTGACACCTCGCCCTCCGGCACCAAGAAGACACGCCAGTATCTCAATTCCCCACCGTCCCCGGGGGTGGAGGACCCCGCTCCCACTCCTTCTAGCCCGGGGGTCTGCACATCGCCTTCGGAAATCCAACTGCAGACTGCAGGAGTGGGAGGACGAGGATTGTTATCCCCTCGCgcccaggaagaagaggaaaagagggacGTATTTGAATTCCCTCTTCCTAAGCCCCCCGATGACCCCTCCCCTTCCGAGCCACTCCCCAAACCACCCCGCCATCCTCCAAAACCCCTCAAAAGGCTCAACTCCGAGCCCTGGGGCCTAGTGGCCCCTCCTCAACCGCTCCCGCCTGCAGAAGGGAGGCCGGGGGTCGAGCGCCTGACCGCCGAATTCAACGGCCTGACCCTGACAGGTCGACCGCGTCTTTCCCGACGTCACAGCACCGAAGGCCCAGAGGACCCGCCCCCGTGGGCGGAGAAAGTGACGGGTGGGGGTCCTCTCTCTCGCAGAAACACAGCGCCAGAAGCTCAGGAGCCTTGCCCCTCTTCAGGGCTGAGGCAGAAACTGAGCCGCATGGAGTCGGTGGAGCTCGATACTCCCGGAAATCTTTGCCCCGACTCGCCCGAGTGCAGCCGCCCGTCCCTGGAGCGCCGCAGATACAGCGCCTCCCCGCTGACCCTCCCTCCAGCCGGCTCGGTTTCCTCCCCGCGCCAGTCCCAGGAAAGTCTTCCTGGGGCTGTATCTCCGCTGAGCGGGCGGAGGCGGAGTCCCGGGTTGCTGGAGCGGAGGGGCTCGGGGACGTTGCTCCTGGACCACATCGCGCAAACGCGGCCAGGTTTCCTGCCCCCGCTCAATGTCagcccccatcctcccatcccCGACATTCGCCCCCAACCGGGAGGTCGGGCGCCTTCGCTGCCCGCCCCTCCCCAGGCGGGGGCGCCAGGCTCTCCCAGGACCAAGCGCAAGTTGGTGAGACGCCACTCCATGCAGACTGAGCAGATCCGCCTGCTAGGGGGCTTCCAGAGTCTAGGcgggccaggggagcctggtcgCTGA